A genomic region of Mycobacterium senriense contains the following coding sequences:
- a CDS encoding mannitol dehydrogenase family protein encodes MFDVIPSPWRRNTGVPLSDATLRLHSRRIDVPTYDRSSLGRGVVHIGAGNFHRAHQAVYFDDLARSGISDRWGVTGVSLHSPDVKDLLSAQDGLYTVVQQGHDRQTARVVGSIGSVHYAPNDGAAVRAALADPQTRIVSLTITGNGYFLNPVTDEFDADDPDVRADLVASGNYATAWGYLTEALDRRRRAGIAPFTVLCCDNIPGDTQPARTALVSFAALKDPGLARWIDTHVAFPSTMVDRITPQTSKSERKFVEETFGVADKWPVVTEPYCQWVIEDSFSNGRPPLHEVGAEFVADVSDHKLIKTRLLNGTHIALACLAILAGYQRTDEAMRDGIIVDFVEKLLRDEIQPLLPPVPGMNTPEYRRTLLERLSNPRMSDQLSRLARRGTSKIATFVLPSLQEAIAQGRPHTLLMLAVAGWARYMRGHDLQGRKLRLEDSQAIPVARLANMASSNPDPLLGHEMFAEVRAVPGFAERLGDMIADIDARGVLPTLRDALRHDERELVAR; translated from the coding sequence ATGTTTGACGTAATCCCCTCCCCGTGGCGTCGAAACACCGGCGTCCCACTCAGCGACGCGACCCTACGACTGCATTCCCGGAGAATCGACGTTCCAACCTACGACCGGTCGTCCCTCGGCCGCGGAGTCGTCCACATCGGTGCGGGCAACTTCCACCGGGCGCACCAGGCCGTCTACTTCGACGATCTCGCCCGCTCGGGCATCTCCGACCGCTGGGGGGTTACCGGCGTCAGCCTCCACTCCCCGGACGTCAAAGACTTGCTGTCGGCACAGGACGGGCTGTACACCGTGGTACAGCAAGGGCACGATCGCCAAACTGCCCGCGTCGTCGGCTCGATCGGCTCGGTGCACTACGCACCGAACGACGGGGCAGCCGTCCGCGCCGCTCTCGCAGATCCTCAAACCCGCATCGTCAGCCTGACGATCACCGGCAACGGATACTTCCTGAACCCGGTCACCGACGAGTTCGACGCCGACGACCCCGATGTGCGCGCCGACCTGGTCGCGTCCGGCAACTACGCCACCGCGTGGGGGTACCTGACCGAAGCCCTGGACCGGCGTCGCCGCGCCGGCATCGCGCCGTTCACCGTGCTCTGCTGCGACAACATCCCCGGTGACACCCAGCCGGCGAGGACCGCGCTGGTGTCGTTCGCCGCTCTGAAGGACCCCGGGCTTGCCCGCTGGATCGACACGCATGTCGCGTTCCCGTCGACCATGGTCGATCGCATCACCCCGCAAACCTCGAAATCGGAGCGCAAATTCGTCGAGGAGACGTTCGGCGTCGCCGACAAATGGCCCGTCGTGACCGAGCCGTATTGCCAGTGGGTGATCGAGGATTCGTTCAGCAACGGGCGGCCGCCGCTCCACGAGGTCGGTGCCGAGTTCGTGGCCGACGTCAGCGACCACAAGCTGATCAAGACCCGGCTTCTCAACGGGACCCATATCGCGCTCGCGTGCCTGGCCATCCTGGCCGGATACCAGCGCACCGACGAGGCGATGCGCGACGGCATCATCGTCGATTTCGTCGAGAAACTGCTGCGCGACGAGATTCAGCCGCTGCTGCCCCCGGTCCCCGGGATGAACACACCCGAATACCGGCGCACCTTGCTCGAGCGGCTGAGCAATCCCCGAATGAGTGACCAGCTGTCTCGGCTGGCCCGACGAGGGACCAGCAAGATCGCGACGTTCGTGCTGCCCTCCCTGCAGGAGGCGATCGCGCAGGGCAGGCCACACACCCTGCTGATGTTGGCGGTCGCCGGATGGGCCCGTTACATGCGGGGCCACGACCTTCAGGGACGAAAGCTCCGCCTGGAAGACTCGCAGGCGATACCGGTGGCTAGGTTGGCCAACATGGCAAGCAGCAATCCCGATCCGCTGCTGGGGCATGAGATGTTCGCCGAGGTCCGCGCGGTCCCCGGTTTTGCCGAGCGCCTCGGCGACATGATCGCGGATATCGACGCGCGCGGTGTGTTGCCCACGCTGCGCGACGCGCTGCGCCACGACGAGCGGGAGTTG
- a CDS encoding ATP-dependent DNA ligase — MAPRLKLTNAEKVLYPATGTTKSDIFDYYTRIAEVMIPHIAGRPATRKRWPNGVEEESFFEKQLASSAPDWLPRASVTHRSGTTTYPIIDSVEGLAWIAQQAALEVHVPQWRFVAEWTRSRAEELKPGPATRLVFDLDPGEGVTMAQLAEVARAVRELTTGIGLTTYPLTSGSKGLHLYTPLQEPVSTKGATVLAKRVAQQLEKSMPTLVTSTMTKSLRAGKIFLDWSQNNGAKTTIAPYSLRGREQPTVAAPRTWEELDDPSLRQLRYDEVLDRVARDGDLLAALDEDAPVPDRLSRYRSMRDASKTPEPVPVAKPAVGQGNSFVIQEHHARRLHYDFRLERDGVLVSWAVPKNLPETTSVNHLAVHTEDHPLEYGGFEGIIPRGEYGAGKVIIWDSGTYEAEKFNDSAEKGEVIVNLHGSKISGRYALIQTNGNQWLAHRMKDQKVFDFDTIAPMLATHGSVKALKAGQWAFEGKWDGYRLLIEADHGAIRVRSRRGREVTGEYPELRSLAEDLADHHVILDGEAVVLDSSGVPNFHEMQNRGRGSRVEFWAFDVLYLDGRSLLRARYSDRRKVLEMLGAGSDLIVPELLPGDGVQALEQSGKRGWEGVIAKRRDSTYQPGRRSSSWIKDKHWNTQEVVIGGWKAGEGGRSSGIGSLLMGIPTADGLHFAGRVGTGFTERDLTKLKKTLAPLHTDESPFHPPLPRSEARGVTYVEPVLVGEVRYSEWTPDNRLRQSSWRGLRPDKEASEVVRE; from the coding sequence ATGGCACCGCGGCTGAAACTGACCAACGCCGAGAAGGTGCTGTACCCCGCCACCGGGACCACGAAGAGCGACATCTTCGACTACTACACGCGCATCGCCGAGGTGATGATCCCGCACATCGCTGGTCGGCCGGCCACCCGCAAGCGCTGGCCCAACGGCGTTGAGGAGGAGTCGTTTTTCGAGAAACAACTGGCTTCGTCGGCGCCCGACTGGCTGCCGCGCGCCAGCGTGACACATCGATCCGGAACGACGACGTATCCGATCATCGACAGCGTCGAGGGGCTGGCCTGGATCGCCCAACAGGCCGCGCTGGAGGTTCACGTACCGCAGTGGCGCTTCGTCGCGGAGTGGACCCGTAGCCGGGCCGAGGAACTGAAACCCGGCCCGGCGACCCGCCTGGTGTTCGACCTCGACCCGGGTGAAGGCGTCACGATGGCCCAACTGGCCGAGGTGGCGCGCGCCGTCCGCGAGCTGACCACCGGAATCGGGCTGACCACCTATCCGCTCACCAGCGGCAGCAAGGGCCTGCACCTTTACACGCCGCTGCAGGAGCCGGTGAGCACTAAGGGTGCGACGGTGTTGGCCAAACGCGTTGCGCAACAACTGGAAAAGTCGATGCCCACACTCGTGACGTCGACCATGACCAAGAGCCTGCGGGCCGGAAAGATCTTTCTGGACTGGAGTCAGAACAACGGCGCCAAGACGACCATCGCGCCGTACTCGCTGCGCGGACGCGAACAACCCACCGTTGCGGCGCCGCGCACTTGGGAGGAACTCGACGACCCGTCGCTGCGCCAGCTGCGTTATGACGAAGTGCTCGACCGGGTCGCCCGTGACGGAGATCTGCTGGCAGCGCTCGACGAGGATGCACCCGTCCCCGATCGCCTGAGCAGATACCGCAGCATGCGCGACGCGTCGAAAACCCCCGAGCCGGTCCCGGTTGCGAAACCGGCTGTTGGACAAGGGAATAGCTTCGTCATCCAAGAACACCACGCCCGCCGGCTGCACTACGACTTCCGGCTGGAACGGGATGGCGTGCTGGTGTCCTGGGCGGTGCCGAAGAACCTGCCCGAAACGACCTCGGTGAATCACCTGGCGGTCCACACCGAGGACCATCCGCTGGAATACGGCGGGTTCGAGGGCATCATCCCCAGGGGGGAGTATGGCGCCGGGAAGGTGATCATCTGGGACTCCGGAACCTACGAGGCCGAGAAGTTCAATGACTCCGCCGAAAAAGGGGAAGTCATCGTCAATCTGCACGGCAGCAAGATCTCCGGACGCTATGCACTGATTCAGACCAACGGCAACCAGTGGCTGGCGCACCGGATGAAAGATCAGAAGGTCTTCGACTTCGACACCATCGCCCCCATGCTGGCCACCCATGGTTCGGTGAAGGCTCTGAAGGCGGGCCAGTGGGCGTTCGAGGGCAAATGGGATGGCTACCGGCTGTTGATCGAGGCCGACCACGGCGCCATCCGGGTGCGGTCTCGGCGCGGCCGCGAAGTCACTGGCGAATACCCCGAACTACGTTCGCTCGCAGAAGATCTCGCGGACCACCATGTGATCCTCGACGGTGAGGCCGTCGTCCTGGACTCCTCGGGTGTGCCCAACTTCCATGAGATGCAGAACCGCGGTCGGGGCTCGCGCGTCGAATTCTGGGCTTTCGACGTGCTGTACCTCGACGGCCGCTCGCTGCTGCGAGCCCGGTACTCAGACCGGCGTAAGGTGCTGGAAATGCTCGGCGCCGGAAGCGATCTCATCGTTCCCGAGCTGCTGCCCGGGGACGGCGTGCAGGCGCTGGAGCAGTCCGGCAAGCGCGGCTGGGAGGGGGTGATCGCCAAGCGGCGCGACTCCACCTACCAGCCCGGCCGGCGCTCGTCGTCCTGGATCAAGGACAAGCATTGGAACACCCAGGAAGTCGTCATCGGCGGCTGGAAAGCGGGGGAAGGCGGACGCAGCAGCGGCATCGGCTCACTGTTGATGGGCATCCCCACCGCGGACGGCCTGCACTTCGCGGGTCGCGTCGGCACCGGGTTCACTGAACGCGACCTGACCAAGCTGAAGAAGACGCTGGCGCCGCTGCACACCGACGAATCCCCCTTCCACCCACCGCTGCCCCGCAGCGAAGCCCGGGGCGTGACCTACGTCGAGCCGGTTCTGGTCGGGGAGGTGCGCTATAGCGAGTGGACCCCGGATAACCGGCTTCGCCAATCGAGTTGGCGGGGGCTACGGCCGGACAAGGAAGCAAGTGAGGTGGTACGCGAGTGA
- a CDS encoding class I SAM-dependent methyltransferase, with amino-acid sequence MARTEGDTWDLANSVGATATMVAAARAAATRRPQPVITDEFAEPLVRAVGLDVFTRLAAGELDSVDLEEGVGFSRMVDTFAARARFYDDYFAAAGQAGLRQVVIVASGLDSRAYRLRWPSGTTVYEIDQPEVIAFKTATLAEIGAAPTAELRTVGIDLREDWPSALQAAGFDPDQPTAWLAEGVLIGFLPPDAEVRLLDAIIPLSREGSRFAADFGTVAPTTPEGQEQTRLMTEGWRRQGLDLDVAGLAYPGEHTDVAAHLAANGWNTTTFRLTDLFSAAGLPELEPAEHQVPADTISFVRAVRL; translated from the coding sequence ATGGCACGAACCGAAGGTGACACCTGGGACCTGGCCAACAGCGTGGGCGCCACCGCCACCATGGTGGCCGCGGCCCGGGCGGCCGCAACCAGACGCCCGCAACCGGTCATCACCGACGAGTTCGCCGAGCCGCTGGTGCGCGCCGTCGGACTGGATGTGTTCACCAGGCTGGCGGCCGGCGAACTCGATTCAGTGGACCTGGAGGAGGGTGTCGGGTTCTCGCGGATGGTGGACACATTCGCCGCCCGGGCCCGGTTTTACGACGACTATTTCGCCGCGGCCGGGCAGGCCGGGTTGCGCCAGGTGGTGATCGTGGCCTCGGGTCTGGACTCGCGGGCCTACCGGCTGCGGTGGCCCAGCGGGACGACCGTGTACGAGATCGATCAGCCGGAGGTGATCGCGTTCAAGACGGCGACGCTGGCCGAGATCGGCGCGGCCCCGACCGCCGAACTCCGCACCGTGGGTATCGATTTGCGCGAGGACTGGCCGTCGGCATTGCAGGCGGCGGGCTTTGACCCCGATCAGCCGACAGCTTGGCTCGCCGAGGGAGTGCTGATCGGGTTCCTTCCACCCGACGCTGAAGTTCGGTTGCTGGACGCCATCATTCCGTTGTCCCGCGAGGGAAGCCGGTTCGCGGCCGACTTCGGGACCGTCGCCCCGACGACGCCGGAGGGGCAGGAACAGACTCGGCTCATGACCGAGGGGTGGCGGCGGCAGGGGCTCGATCTGGACGTCGCCGGCTTGGCCTACCCGGGTGAGCACACCGACGTCGCCGCGCACCTGGCGGCAAACGGATGGAATACCACCACATTTCGGCTCACCGACCTGTTCTCCGCCGCGGGCCTACCGGAACTAGAGCCCGCCGAGCATCAGGTCCCCGCCGACACGATCAGCTTCGTCAGAGCGGTGCGACTCTAG
- a CDS encoding enoyl-CoA hydratase/isomerase family protein — MPAVTLERLEDNIACITLNRPERLNAIDGSLIDGVHEALDVLDNGEYRVAILTGAGRGFCAGADLSGTGQPWTPNKPTTPGFKVNYDAQVRLANLYTRIYEMDIPVIGAVNGVAVGGGLAFSLVCDIRVAAEEARFGSVFIKAGFSSMDMGTSYLLPKIVGAGVARELMLTGRIIDAAEAYRIKLVHEVVAADELMPAALRKAREIAENNAYGVWQTKIGLNAALDAPGLRHAIEIENRTQILSGFTNNPVEAAMAHREKRAPKWDPL, encoded by the coding sequence ATGCCTGCAGTGACACTGGAACGTCTCGAAGACAACATCGCCTGCATCACCCTGAACCGGCCGGAACGCCTCAACGCCATCGATGGGTCGTTGATCGACGGCGTCCACGAGGCCCTGGACGTGCTGGACAACGGTGAGTACCGGGTGGCGATCCTGACCGGTGCCGGACGAGGATTCTGCGCCGGCGCCGACCTGAGCGGCACCGGACAGCCCTGGACGCCCAACAAGCCGACCACCCCGGGGTTCAAGGTCAACTACGACGCCCAGGTCCGGCTGGCCAACCTGTACACCCGGATCTACGAGATGGACATTCCGGTCATCGGAGCGGTCAACGGTGTCGCCGTCGGGGGTGGGCTGGCGTTCTCGTTGGTCTGCGATATCCGGGTCGCCGCCGAGGAGGCCCGCTTCGGTTCGGTGTTCATCAAGGCGGGGTTCTCGTCGATGGACATGGGCACCAGCTACCTACTGCCCAAGATCGTCGGGGCCGGGGTGGCGCGCGAACTCATGCTCACCGGTCGCATCATCGACGCGGCGGAGGCCTACCGCATCAAGCTGGTGCACGAGGTCGTCGCCGCCGATGAGCTGATGCCGGCGGCACTGCGCAAGGCGCGCGAGATCGCCGAGAACAACGCATACGGCGTGTGGCAGACCAAGATTGGCCTCAACGCCGCACTGGACGCGCCCGGCCTGCGCCATGCCATCGAGATCGAGAACCGCACCCAGATCCTCAGCGGCTTCACGAACAACCCGGTCGAGGCCGCGATGGCGCACCGGGAAAAGCGCGCCCCGAAATGGGATCCGCTGTGA
- a CDS encoding LLM class flavin-dependent oxidoreductase translates to MRFTYAEAMTDFRYYIPLAKAAEAAGYDAMTIADSIAYPFESDSKYPYTPDGNREFLDGKEFIETFVLTSALGAVTTKLRFNFFVLKLPIRPPALVAKQIGSLAAMTDNRVGFGVGTSPWPEDYELLGVPFARRGKRMDECIEIIQGLTTGDYFEFHGEFYDIPKTKMTPAPTKPVPILIGGHADAALRRAARLDGWMHGGGDPEELDHLLAKLKKFREEAGKTGPFEIHVISADAYTADGIKRLEDKGVTDVIVGFRIPYIKGKDTEPLDSKIRNLEMFAENVIAKV, encoded by the coding sequence GTGCGGTTTACCTACGCAGAGGCGATGACGGACTTTAGGTACTACATCCCGCTGGCCAAGGCAGCCGAGGCGGCCGGCTACGACGCCATGACGATCGCCGACAGCATCGCCTACCCGTTCGAATCCGACTCGAAGTACCCCTACACCCCGGACGGCAACCGCGAATTCCTGGACGGCAAGGAGTTCATCGAAACCTTCGTGCTCACTTCGGCATTGGGCGCGGTGACCACGAAGCTGCGGTTCAACTTCTTCGTGCTCAAGCTGCCCATCCGGCCGCCGGCGTTGGTGGCCAAGCAGATCGGGTCGCTGGCCGCGATGACCGATAACCGGGTGGGCTTCGGCGTCGGCACCAGCCCATGGCCCGAGGACTACGAGTTGCTGGGTGTCCCGTTCGCCAGGCGCGGCAAGCGGATGGACGAATGCATCGAGATCATCCAGGGCCTCACCACCGGCGACTACTTCGAGTTCCACGGTGAGTTCTATGACATCCCCAAGACCAAGATGACCCCGGCGCCCACCAAACCCGTCCCGATTCTGATCGGCGGGCACGCCGACGCGGCGCTGCGGCGCGCGGCGCGCCTGGACGGCTGGATGCACGGCGGCGGCGACCCCGAGGAACTCGACCACCTGCTGGCCAAGCTCAAGAAGTTCCGCGAAGAAGCCGGCAAGACCGGGCCGTTCGAGATCCACGTGATCTCGGCCGACGCCTACACCGCCGACGGCATCAAGCGGCTCGAGGACAAGGGCGTCACCGATGTCATCGTCGGCTTCCGTATCCCTTACATCAAGGGCAAGGACACCGAGCCGCTGGACAGCAAGATCCGCAACCTGGAGATGTTCGCCGAGAACGTGATCGCGAAGGTCTAA
- a CDS encoding STAS domain-containing protein, whose translation MSPVAVAMRTDDSVAVLTVDGELDAAHSTALRERILKATLEDAAAVIVNVSGLKVHTESAWATFMGAYWQLGSAPHIPIALVCTDRAAREVITNSGVTHFMPVYASEKAALKALGQNSRRPVRRTDVQLPADLTSLRESRRLVREWLTTWSQSKLIPVALVVVNVFVENVLEHTASVPAVRIEAQGTTATIAVSDASNTPAVRLPSPKKGIDVSGLAIVDALSRAWGSTPTSSGKTVWAVIGPENQL comes from the coding sequence ATGAGCCCGGTGGCCGTTGCGATGCGGACGGATGACTCGGTTGCCGTTCTGACCGTCGACGGCGAGCTTGACGCCGCGCACTCGACCGCCCTTCGCGAACGCATCCTCAAAGCCACGCTGGAAGATGCCGCCGCGGTGATCGTCAACGTCTCCGGGCTCAAGGTGCACACCGAATCGGCATGGGCGACCTTCATGGGCGCGTACTGGCAGCTCGGCAGCGCCCCCCACATTCCGATCGCGCTGGTCTGCACCGACCGGGCGGCTCGCGAGGTGATCACCAATAGCGGTGTCACCCATTTCATGCCGGTCTATGCGAGCGAGAAAGCCGCGCTGAAGGCGCTCGGCCAGAACAGCCGGCGCCCGGTTCGGCGCACCGATGTGCAGCTGCCCGCGGACCTGACCAGTCTGCGCGAGTCACGGCGCCTGGTCCGCGAATGGCTCACCACCTGGTCGCAGTCCAAGCTCATTCCGGTGGCGCTGGTGGTGGTCAACGTGTTCGTGGAGAACGTGCTGGAGCACACCGCCAGCGTTCCGGCGGTGCGCATCGAAGCGCAGGGCACCACGGCGACCATCGCGGTCTCGGATGCGAGCAACACGCCCGCGGTGCGACTGCCGTCGCCGAAAAAGGGCATCGACGTGTCCGGACTCGCGATCGTCGACGCGTTGTCCCGTGCCTGGGGCAGCACGCCCACCTCGTCCGGCAAGACCGTGTGGGCGGTCATCGGCCCCGAGAACCAGCTGTAG
- a CDS encoding DUF4873 domain-containing protein: MTQPPDHTERRCHIVVVGAGACATSAQTALLAAGFTDHMMLDRPAGDARFEDDSDTWLLTTAAGDQIRADVVVAAHHPVQRPWLPDIPGRDEFGEAAFHAAAWDPVFDPSGKHIAVIGTDAAAAHHLGRLTQAAASVTVFAHAPRRVVADIPAWSSRATRWLRRRTPASRPRVAIAGSAIEAVTASGVRTADGVGHRVDAIVYGTGYFIPEDVADQTLVGSAAQTIRQVWHDGMEPFCGVAIRGFPNYFFVTGPDPDAQARYVAECLKVMRRTASGRIEVRASSQRVFNERALLRPAEPPSVASAFDLSASAPAGDDTYDGAATLEIAGAHHSVRVRLTGHLDPIDGRYHWQGTVFGSPSGGDILKQARTGTLTVGERSAPARIVEQTPWGTHSVAGVGAPPYALSNH, encoded by the coding sequence GTGACGCAGCCGCCGGACCACACCGAGCGCCGCTGCCACATCGTCGTCGTCGGGGCGGGTGCCTGCGCCACGAGCGCCCAAACTGCCTTGCTGGCAGCCGGTTTCACCGACCACATGATGCTGGACCGACCCGCCGGGGACGCGCGCTTTGAGGACGACTCCGACACATGGCTGTTGACCACGGCGGCGGGCGACCAAATCCGGGCCGATGTCGTCGTCGCCGCCCACCATCCGGTTCAGCGGCCCTGGCTGCCCGACATCCCCGGACGCGACGAGTTCGGCGAAGCGGCGTTTCACGCGGCGGCGTGGGATCCCGTATTCGATCCGTCCGGCAAGCACATCGCGGTAATAGGCACCGACGCCGCAGCCGCCCACCACCTCGGTCGGCTGACCCAGGCGGCGGCATCGGTCACCGTGTTCGCCCACGCACCGCGTCGCGTGGTGGCCGACATCCCGGCGTGGTCCAGCCGCGCCACACGCTGGCTGCGCCGCCGCACGCCGGCCTCGCGGCCTCGGGTCGCCATCGCCGGATCCGCGATCGAGGCGGTGACCGCATCGGGCGTGCGCACCGCCGACGGCGTCGGCCACCGCGTCGACGCCATCGTCTACGGCACCGGCTACTTCATCCCCGAGGACGTCGCCGACCAGACCCTGGTCGGCTCGGCCGCGCAGACCATCCGGCAGGTCTGGCACGACGGCATGGAGCCGTTCTGCGGGGTGGCGATTCGCGGGTTCCCCAATTACTTCTTCGTCACCGGTCCCGATCCGGACGCGCAGGCGCGCTACGTCGCCGAGTGCCTGAAAGTCATGAGGCGCACGGCCAGTGGCCGCATCGAGGTGCGCGCCAGCAGCCAGCGGGTGTTCAACGAGCGCGCCCTGCTGCGGCCGGCCGAGCCGCCCTCGGTGGCATCCGCCTTCGATCTCTCGGCCAGCGCGCCCGCCGGTGACGACACGTACGACGGCGCCGCCACGCTCGAAATCGCCGGCGCCCACCACTCGGTGCGGGTCCGGCTGACCGGTCATCTGGACCCGATCGACGGCCGCTACCACTGGCAGGGCACGGTGTTTGGTTCTCCGTCGGGCGGCGACATCCTCAAACAAGCACGGACGGGCACGCTCACGGTCGGTGAGCGCAGCGCGCCGGCACGCATCGTCGAACAGACACCGTGGGGGACGCACTCGGTCGCCGGAGTGGGCGCTCCCCCCTACGCGCTGAGCAACCACTGA
- a CDS encoding AurF N-oxygenase family protein, whose translation MTTPVKPTGPSREDFSDRLLKGSVKKSYEPVVDIDWDAPLDPDKFYLPPRLVSLYGTPMWDEMTREQQIELSRQELVNTLSAGIWFENMLNQALLRTILHEDPTSRSTHYKLTELGDETRHMVMFGKAIERIGAKPVRPKLFHRMIINCLPLAFQRGSMLWVAALIGEEIFDSLQRQMMDDPELQPIIQRLMRIHVTEEARHIQFARDGARKRVVEMPRFNRWFMANINGLGGYFFNYLFSNPVPYARAGLDPKQARRVARTSPHRRDIQAAGFAPLAAFLTEVGLMGSIARRGWKRSRFL comes from the coding sequence ATGACCACCCCGGTGAAGCCAACTGGACCGAGTCGTGAAGACTTCTCGGACCGATTGCTGAAGGGCTCGGTCAAAAAGTCCTACGAACCCGTCGTCGACATCGACTGGGACGCCCCGCTGGACCCGGACAAGTTCTACCTGCCGCCCCGGCTGGTGTCGCTCTACGGCACGCCGATGTGGGACGAGATGACCCGCGAGCAACAGATCGAGCTGTCCCGACAGGAATTGGTCAACACCCTCTCTGCCGGGATCTGGTTCGAGAACATGCTCAACCAGGCGCTGCTGCGCACGATCCTGCACGAGGACCCGACCAGCAGGTCGACCCATTACAAGCTGACCGAACTGGGCGACGAGACCCGCCACATGGTGATGTTCGGCAAGGCGATCGAACGTATCGGCGCCAAACCGGTGCGCCCCAAACTGTTTCACCGGATGATCATCAACTGCCTGCCGCTGGCGTTTCAGCGCGGCTCGATGCTCTGGGTGGCCGCCCTGATCGGTGAGGAGATCTTCGACTCGCTGCAGCGACAGATGATGGACGACCCGGAGCTGCAGCCAATCATTCAGCGGCTCATGCGGATTCACGTCACCGAAGAGGCCCGCCACATCCAGTTCGCGCGCGACGGTGCCCGCAAGCGCGTGGTCGAGATGCCCCGGTTCAACCGCTGGTTCATGGCCAACATCAACGGACTGGGCGGCTACTTCTTCAACTACCTGTTCAGCAATCCCGTCCCCTACGCGCGGGCGGGTCTGGACCCTAAGCAGGCCCGCAGGGTCGCGCGCACCAGTCCGCACCGCCGCGACATACAGGCCGCCGGATTCGCGCCACTGGCGGCGTTTTTGACCGAGGTCGGCCTGATGGGCTCGATTGCACGCCGCGGCTGGAAGCGCAGCAGGTTTCTGTGA
- the cobF gene encoding precorrin-6A synthase (deacetylating) translates to MGRHIHVIGIGAGDPAYVTVQAIEALNDTQVFFAMDKGEQKSDLVALRREICGRFIREPGFRFVELPDPKRADDAEYRDAVADWHAARAQIWADAIGAELGPHGVGGFLAWGDPSLYDSTLRILDAVAERVDFTFDVIPGITAVQALTARHRIPLNEVGEPVLITTGRQLRTHGPTAGSAVVMLDADCSFQLCPPDTRIWWGAYLGTDDELLIAGTVGEAGPRIVSLRAEARARHGWIMDTYLLRPAH, encoded by the coding sequence GTGGGCCGGCACATTCACGTCATCGGCATCGGGGCCGGCGACCCCGCCTACGTGACCGTGCAGGCGATCGAGGCGCTCAACGACACCCAGGTGTTCTTCGCGATGGACAAAGGCGAGCAGAAGAGCGACCTGGTGGCGCTGCGCCGCGAGATCTGCGGCCGTTTCATCCGTGAGCCGGGCTTCCGCTTCGTCGAGCTGCCCGACCCCAAGCGTGCCGATGACGCCGAATACCGGGACGCGGTTGCGGATTGGCACGCCGCCCGCGCGCAGATCTGGGCCGACGCCATCGGCGCCGAGCTGGGTCCGCACGGCGTCGGCGGGTTTTTGGCGTGGGGCGACCCGTCGCTCTACGACAGCACGCTGCGCATCCTCGACGCGGTGGCCGAACGGGTCGACTTCACGTTCGACGTCATCCCGGGCATCACCGCCGTGCAGGCGCTGACCGCCCGGCACCGCATCCCGCTCAACGAGGTCGGCGAGCCCGTTCTGATCACCACCGGGCGGCAGCTGCGCACCCACGGGCCGACCGCCGGATCCGCCGTCGTGATGCTCGACGCCGACTGCTCGTTCCAGCTCTGCCCGCCCGACACGCGAATCTGGTGGGGCGCCTACCTGGGCACCGACGACGAACTGCTCATCGCGGGCACGGTCGGCGAGGCGGGTCCCCGCATCGTTTCGCTGCGAGCCGAAGCCCGCGCCCGGCACGGCTGGATCATGGACACCTATTTGCTGCGACCGGCACACTGA
- a CDS encoding zinc finger domain-containing protein, whose product MAALGPDALDLDLGALADVLAGNTGRIKTVITDQKVIAGIGNAYSDEILHVARISPFATAGKLSDAQLATLHDAMVSVLTDAVSRSVGQGAAMLKGEKRSGLRVHARTGLPCPVCGDTVREVSFADKSFQYCPTCQTGGKILADRRMSRLLK is encoded by the coding sequence ATCGCCGCGCTCGGCCCGGACGCGTTGGACCTGGACCTCGGCGCGCTGGCCGACGTGCTGGCGGGCAACACCGGCCGGATCAAGACGGTCATCACCGACCAGAAGGTGATCGCCGGGATCGGCAACGCCTACAGCGACGAGATCCTGCACGTCGCGCGCATTTCTCCGTTCGCCACTGCCGGCAAGCTGTCCGACGCGCAGCTCGCCACGCTGCACGACGCGATGGTCTCGGTACTCACCGACGCGGTGAGCCGGTCCGTCGGGCAGGGGGCCGCCATGCTCAAGGGCGAGAAGCGCTCCGGATTGCGGGTGCATGCCCGCACCGGGCTGCCCTGCCCGGTATGCGGGGACACCGTGCGCGAAGTGTCGTTCGCGGACAAGTCTTTCCAGTACTGCCCGACGTGCCAGACCGGCGGCAAGATCCTGGCGGACCGGCGCATGTCGCGTTTGCTGAAGTAG